One genomic segment of Microcella indica includes these proteins:
- a CDS encoding IS3 family transposase (programmed frameshift): protein MARPNKYPRELRERAVRMVAEVRPDYPSEHAAITAVAGMLGIGSPETVRTWIRRQQVDVGQRPGVTTEAQAEIKKLKRENAELRRANEILKAASGFLRGRTRPASEAIVAFITDHKDRNDGGLRWGVESICAVLTQHEVKIAPSTYYDARKRRPSARQVSDERWKPIVLGCWQRQRRVLGARKLWLRLRREGHDIARCTVERLMRELGIAGVRRGKRTNPVDADPRETRPADLVDRHFARFRTNQLWVADFTYVWSWSGWVYVAFVFDVHSRRILGWRAATRMTTPLVLDCLEMAFWTRRREGVADFAGLTHHTDAGSVYTSIAFTDRLIEEGIDPSVGSVGDAYDNSLAESQIGLYKTELIHHEGPWRNVDQVEAATADWVQWFNTERIHSSIDDLTPIELEQLEYALTEPLEQAG, encoded by the exons ATGGCACGACCCAACAAGTATCCGCGCGAGCTTCGTGAGCGCGCAGTCCGCATGGTCGCCGAGGTGCGGCCTGACTATCCCAGCGAGCACGCCGCGATCACCGCGGTCGCCGGCATGCTCGGCATCGGCTCGCCCGAAACGGTCCGAACCTGGATTCGGCGGCAGCAGGTCGATGTCGGCCAACGGCCGGGGGTGACCACCGAGGCGCAGGCGGAGATCAAGAAGCTCAAACGAGAGAACGCCGAGTTGCGGCGGGCGAACGAGATATTGAAGGCGGCTTCGG GCTTTCTTCGCGGCCGAACTCGACCGGCCAGCGAAGCGATAGTCGCGTTCATCACCGACCACAAGGACCGCAATGATGGTGGCCTGCGATGGGGTGTCGAGTCGATCTGCGCCGTGCTCACCCAGCATGAGGTGAAGATCGCCCCATCGACCTACTATGACGCCCGCAAGCGTCGACCCTCAGCGCGGCAGGTGTCCGATGAGCGGTGGAAGCCGATCGTGCTGGGCTGCTGGCAGCGGCAACGGCGCGTGCTGGGCGCTCGGAAGCTCTGGTTGCGTCTGCGCCGCGAGGGCCACGACATTGCCCGTTGCACGGTGGAGCGCCTCATGCGCGAGCTCGGCATCGCTGGCGTGCGACGTGGGAAACGCACCAATCCGGTCGATGCTGACCCGCGCGAGACCAGACCTGCCGACCTTGTCGATCGGCATTTCGCCAGGTTCCGCACGAACCAACTCTGGGTCGCTGACTTCACCTACGTGTGGTCGTGGTCCGGATGGGTTTACGTCGCGTTCGTGTTCGATGTTCACTCCCGCCGCATCCTGGGCTGGCGGGCGGCGACGAGAATGACGACGCCGCTGGTGCTCGACTGCCTGGAGATGGCGTTCTGGACCAGGCGCCGCGAGGGCGTCGCCGACTTCGCCGGACTGACGCATCACACCGATGCCGGCAGCGTCTATACGTCCATTGCCTTCACCGACCGCCTGATCGAGGAAGGCATCGACCCCTCGGTTGGATCCGTCGGCGACGCCTACGACAACTCCCTCGCGGAGTCCCAGATCGGACTCTATAAGACCGAGTTGATCCATCACGAAGGGCCCTGGCGAAACGTCGATCAGGTCGAGGCCGCGACCGCGGACTGGGTGCAGTGGTTTAACACCGAACGCATCCACAGTTCGATCGATGACCTCACCCCGATCGAACTGGAGCAGCTCGAATATGCTCTGACCGAGCCCCTCGAACAAGCGGGCTGA
- a CDS encoding transposase produces the protein MLAGIVRPHLGDHADCALTKLARILVGSCHETDPSKESSLRTRRGDSDPGFQADYRQHRPMVERSIAWLTRDARRVPFRGVAKNNAWWVTRAAGINLKRLLNLGLTFHNGNWALG, from the coding sequence GTGCTCGCTGGGATAGTCAGGCCGCACCTCGGCGACCATGCGGACTGCGCGCTCACGAAGCTCGCGCGGATACTTGTTGGGTCGTGCCATGAGACTGATCCTTCCAAGGAATCGAGTCTCCGAACACGCCGGGGGGATTCAGATCCTGGCTTCCAAGCCGATTACCGGCAACACCGGCCAATGGTCGAACGCTCAATCGCGTGGCTCACCCGCGACGCCAGACGCGTGCCGTTCCGTGGCGTCGCGAAGAACAACGCCTGGTGGGTCACCCGCGCCGCCGGAATCAACCTCAAACGACTTCTCAACCTCGGCCTCACCTTCCACAACGGGAACTGGGCGCTCGGATAG
- a CDS encoding type II toxin-antitoxin system Phd/YefM family antitoxin, with amino-acid sequence MGEQVNVHEAKTRLSELLARVERGDDIVIARGGVPVARLVAVEPLAERALGFLPGLDTTPAFFEPLPNDELSAWEP; translated from the coding sequence ATGGGCGAGCAGGTGAACGTGCACGAGGCGAAGACGCGCCTGTCGGAATTGCTCGCGCGCGTCGAACGCGGCGACGACATCGTCATCGCCCGCGGCGGAGTCCCCGTCGCGAGACTCGTTGCCGTCGAACCGTTGGCAGAGCGGGCCCTCGGATTCCTGCCCGGTCTCGACACGACACCTGCGTTCTTCGAGCCGCTGCCGAACGACGAGCTCTCCGCCTGGGAGCCCTAG
- the istA gene encoding IS21 family transposase, translating to MITLEDWALIRRLAAEGVPKARIAARLGISRTTVVKAVQSDSPPRYQRKPASSSFSPVEARVRQLLEDNPELPAVVLAERVEWTGSMSWFRQNVKRLRPDHRRIDPADRLTWEPGDAAQCDLWFPPRKILLEDGTLKLLPVLVITAAHSRFTVATMIPTRKTEDLLLASWELIQQLGRVPRRLIWDNEPGIGRGRSGADGVASFMGTLATRLVLLPPRDPESKGIVERRNGWFETSFMPGRSFISPADFNTQFSDWLTRANSRVVRTIKARPIERIDADRAAMLPLPPIPLHLGWRSRIRLGRDYYVRLDTNDYSVDPSVIGQLVDVTADLHRVRVRAAGRLVADHPRAWARGMTITDPVHVERAARLRQQFQQPRPVRVADDLARDLGDYDRAFGLTGEVS from the coding sequence GTGATCACTTTGGAAGATTGGGCATTGATTCGGAGGTTGGCTGCGGAGGGCGTGCCGAAGGCGCGGATCGCGGCGCGGTTGGGGATATCGCGGACCACGGTGGTGAAGGCGGTGCAGTCAGATTCCCCGCCGAGGTATCAGCGCAAACCTGCCTCGTCGTCCTTCAGCCCCGTCGAGGCGCGGGTGCGGCAACTGTTGGAAGACAATCCCGAGTTGCCGGCTGTGGTGCTCGCGGAGCGGGTCGAGTGGACGGGGTCGATGAGCTGGTTCCGTCAGAACGTGAAGCGGCTGAGGCCGGATCATCGCCGGATTGATCCCGCGGACCGGCTCACCTGGGAGCCAGGAGATGCTGCGCAGTGTGATCTGTGGTTCCCGCCGCGGAAGATCCTGTTGGAGGACGGCACGCTGAAGCTGCTGCCGGTGCTGGTGATCACCGCCGCCCATTCCCGGTTCACCGTCGCCACGATGATCCCGACTCGCAAGACGGAGGATCTCTTGTTGGCATCGTGGGAGCTGATCCAGCAGTTGGGTCGCGTGCCGCGCAGACTGATCTGGGATAACGAGCCTGGCATCGGCCGGGGTCGGTCTGGCGCCGATGGTGTTGCCTCCTTCATGGGCACGTTGGCGACGAGGTTGGTGTTGTTGCCGCCCAGAGATCCGGAGTCCAAGGGCATCGTGGAGCGACGCAACGGCTGGTTCGAGACCTCATTCATGCCCGGCCGTTCCTTCATCTCCCCGGCGGACTTCAACACTCAGTTCTCCGACTGGCTCACTCGCGCGAACTCGCGGGTGGTGCGCACGATCAAGGCGCGCCCGATCGAGAGGATCGATGCTGATCGTGCCGCGATGCTGCCCCTGCCGCCAATCCCGTTGCATTTGGGGTGGCGCTCCAGGATCCGGTTGGGACGCGACTACTACGTTCGGTTGGACACCAACGACTACTCCGTCGATCCGAGCGTGATCGGTCAACTCGTCGATGTCACCGCGGACCTGCACCGCGTCCGGGTTCGCGCCGCGGGACGCTTGGTCGCCGATCACCCCCGAGCGTGGGCGCGGGGGATGACGATCACCGATCCGGTCCACGTTGAGCGTGCGGCACGCTTGCGTCAACAGTTTCAGCAGCCACGCCCGGTTCGCGTTGCTGATGATCTGGCCCGCGACCTTGGCGACTACGACCGCGCATTCGGCCTGACCGGTGAGGTCAGCTGA
- the istB gene encoding IS21-like element helper ATPase IstB, protein MATSKTSSESVKQITYLAAALKAPRIVEAATRLADQARDASWTHEDYLAAVLEREVSARNASGAELRIKAAALPTRKTLEDFDWDAQPATRQQIAALASGAFLTEARNVVLLGPPGTGKTHLATALGIVAARAGHRVLFATATDWVTRLTDAHRQGRLPQELARLRRYGLIIVDEVGYLPIEQDAANLFFQLVSSRYEHASLILTSNLPFSSWGNVFGDQAVAAAMIDRIVHHADVLTLKGASYRLRGRGIDSLPSSRTTTDNTAG, encoded by the coding sequence ATGGCAACCTCGAAGACGTCCTCGGAGTCGGTGAAGCAGATCACCTATCTCGCCGCCGCGCTCAAAGCGCCCCGGATCGTGGAGGCCGCCACGCGCCTGGCTGACCAAGCCCGAGATGCCAGCTGGACGCACGAGGACTACCTCGCCGCCGTGCTGGAGCGCGAGGTGTCCGCTCGGAACGCCTCCGGAGCAGAGCTGAGGATCAAAGCCGCAGCCTTGCCGACCCGCAAGACGTTGGAAGACTTCGACTGGGACGCTCAACCGGCAACACGTCAGCAGATCGCAGCACTGGCCTCGGGGGCCTTCCTCACCGAGGCTCGCAACGTGGTGCTGTTGGGCCCGCCCGGCACCGGCAAAACGCACCTCGCGACAGCGCTCGGGATCGTCGCGGCCCGCGCCGGGCATCGCGTGCTCTTCGCGACAGCGACGGACTGGGTCACCCGCCTCACCGACGCCCACCGGCAAGGTCGCCTCCCGCAAGAGCTCGCGCGGTTGCGGCGTTACGGGCTGATCATCGTCGATGAGGTCGGCTACCTCCCCATCGAGCAAGACGCCGCGAACCTGTTCTTCCAACTCGTCTCTTCCCGCTACGAACACGCCTCGCTCATCTTGACCAGCAACCTGCCGTTCTCCAGCTGGGGCAACGTCTTCGGCGACCAAGCCGTCGCCGCGGCGATGATCGACCGCATCGTGCACCACGCCGACGTGCTCACCCTCAAGGGCGCCAGCTACCGACTGCGCGGCCGAGGCATCGACAGTCTCCCCAGCAGCCGCACCACGACCGACAACACCGCTGGCTAG
- a CDS encoding type II toxin-antitoxin system VapC family toxin, with translation MALLLDTHALLWALGAPDRLPPRVRAILSDRRERIVVSAASAFEIATKYRLGRLDSAEPLVRDFTGIVERLGADQLPIRSAHGIAAGLLSWAHRDPFDRMLAAQASAEGLPLATVDRVFDEAAGVTVVWD, from the coding sequence GTGGCGTTGCTGCTCGATACCCACGCTCTGCTGTGGGCGCTCGGGGCGCCCGACCGACTCCCTCCGAGGGTGCGTGCGATCCTCAGCGATCGTCGAGAGCGCATCGTCGTCTCCGCGGCCAGCGCATTCGAGATCGCCACGAAATACCGCCTCGGCCGCCTCGACTCCGCCGAACCGCTTGTGCGCGACTTCACCGGCATCGTCGAGCGCCTCGGCGCCGACCAGTTGCCGATCAGGTCTGCGCATGGCATCGCCGCCGGGCTGCTGAGCTGGGCGCACCGGGACCCTTTCGACAGAATGCTCGCGGCGCAAGCCTCAGCAGAGGGGCTACCCCTCGCCACCGTGGACCGCGTCTTCGACGAGGCGGCCGGCGTC
- a CDS encoding IS481 family transposase has translation MTPRGRHLLAQRVLDGRPVAHVAKELGVSRQCAHRWVTRYRSEGLAGLNDRSSRPRRSPTRTPVSQAAAVIAVRVAQRVGPTDLAVTCGVSASTASRIVARAGLPKLFELDPVTGVQIRASRRSSHRYEHDKPGDLIHIDVKKLGRIPFGGGWRIEGPDTIDHHGRRQRRLGFDYVHVAVDDHSRLAFAQILPDETGATCAAFLKAAAEFFAAHGITIRRVMTDNAWNYRRSRDFQDVLTVLGARHVLTKPHCPWQNGKAERFNRTMQKSWAYRHPFTSNQARHDALEPWLEHYNYTRAHTACGGKPPITRVSPTS, from the coding sequence ATCACTCCTCGTGGTCGTCACCTTCTCGCTCAACGCGTGCTCGACGGACGCCCCGTGGCGCATGTCGCTAAAGAGCTGGGCGTGTCCCGGCAGTGCGCTCACCGTTGGGTTACTCGATACCGGTCCGAGGGCCTCGCAGGCCTGAACGACAGGTCTTCACGGCCGCGACGGTCGCCGACCAGAACACCGGTTTCGCAGGCGGCAGCGGTGATAGCGGTGCGCGTAGCGCAACGCGTGGGGCCGACCGATCTGGCTGTCACCTGCGGGGTGAGTGCCTCCACCGCCTCCCGCATCGTCGCCCGCGCCGGTCTGCCGAAACTGTTTGAGCTCGACCCCGTCACCGGGGTGCAGATCCGAGCATCCCGCCGCAGCTCGCACCGTTACGAACACGACAAGCCTGGGGACCTGATCCATATCGATGTGAAGAAGCTGGGCCGTATCCCCTTCGGCGGCGGGTGGCGCATCGAGGGGCCCGACACGATCGATCATCACGGTCGGCGGCAACGCCGCCTCGGGTTCGACTACGTCCACGTCGCCGTCGATGACCACTCCCGGCTGGCGTTCGCGCAGATCCTGCCCGATGAGACCGGCGCCACCTGCGCGGCGTTCCTGAAAGCCGCAGCCGAGTTCTTCGCCGCCCACGGCATCACCATCCGCCGAGTGATGACCGACAACGCGTGGAACTACCGCCGCTCCCGCGATTTCCAAGACGTTCTGACGGTGCTTGGCGCACGCCACGTGCTGACCAAACCGCACTGCCCGTGGCAGAACGGCAAGGCCGAGCGCTTCAACCGGACCATGCAAAAGAGCTGGGCATACCGGCACCCCTTCACCTCGAACCAGGCCCGCCACGACGCCCTGGAGCCCTGGCTGGAGCACTACAACTACACTCGAGCCCACACCGCCTGCGGAGGCAAACCCCCGATCACCCGAGTGTCACCAACGTCATGA